The following coding sequences lie in one Capsicum annuum cultivar UCD-10X-F1 chromosome 5, UCD10Xv1.1, whole genome shotgun sequence genomic window:
- the LOC107870753 gene encoding uncharacterized protein LOC107870753: MWGISRCCEKIYTAAEGGSGYCSKKKDDLCNEETGRTLSMSRLKCILRGLDLKTYIFLFVLIPTCVWGIYVHGQKITYFLRPLWEKPPKPFNEMPHYYHENVSMENLCKLHGWGMREYPRRVFDAVLFNNEVDMLTIRWKELYPYITEFVLLESNSTFTGLPKPSYFANHRDRFDFVESRLTYGQIPGRFKRGENPFVEEAYQRLALDYLLKQAGIQDDDLLIMSDVDEVPSRHTINLLRWCDDIPSVLHLRLKNYLYSFEFLVDNDSWRASVHRYQLGKTRYAHYRQSDIILADAGWHCSFCFRHISEFIFKMKAYSHFDRVRFSHFLNPKRVQRVICNGDDLFDMLPEEYTFREIIGKMGPIPHSYSAVHLPAFLLENADRYKFLLPGNCLRESG; encoded by the exons ATGTGGGGTATTTCTAGATGTTGTGAGAAAATTTACACGGCTGCAGAAGGGGGATCTGGTTATTGTTCCAAGAAGAAGGACGATTTATGTAATGAG GAAACAGGACGAACCTTGAGCATGTCGAGACTAAAATGTATTTTGCGTGGCTTGGATCTTAAAACATATATCTTTCTCTTTGTGTTGATACCAACATGTGTCTGGGGTATATACGTCCATGGGCAGAAAATCACCTACTTTCTACGGCCTTTATGGGAAAAACCACCAAAGCCATTTAATGAAATGCCTCACTATTATCATGAGAATGTATCAATGGAGAATCTCTGTAAACTTCATGGCTGGGGAATGCGTGAGTACCCGAGGCGGGTCTTTGATGCAGTGTTGTTCAATAATGAGGTTGACATGCTTACCATACGGTGGAAGGAGTTATACCCTTATATTACAGAGTTTGTTCTacttgaatcaaattcaactttcACTGGATTACCAAAACCTTCTTACTTTGCTAATCACAGGGATAGATTTGACTTCGTCGAGTCAAGATTGACATATGGACAAATTCCTGGGAGATTTAAAAGAGGAGAAAACCCTTTTGTTGAGGAGGCTTATCAGAGGCTTGCATTGGATTATCTTCTCAAACAAGCAGGTATTCAGGATGACGACTTGTTGATAATGTCGGATGTTGATGAGGTACCTAGTAGACATACCATCAATCTCTTGAGGTGGTGTGATGACATACCCTCAGTTCTTCATCTTCGATTGAAGAATTATCTTTACTCTTTTGAGTTTCTTGTGGATAATGATAGCTGGAGAGCTTCTGTACATCGCTACCAATTGGGTAAGACAAGGTATGCTCATTACCGACAGTCGGACATCATCTTGGCAGACGCAGGGTGGCATTGTAGCTTTTGCTTCCGCCACATAAGTGAATTTATATTTAAGATGAAAGCATACAGTCATTTTGACAGGGTCAGATTTTCTCATTTTCTGAACCCTAAGAGAGTCCAAAGGGTTATCTGCAATGGGGATGATTTATTTGATATGCTGCCAGAGGAGTATACATTCAGGGAAATCATTGGCAAAATGGGACCAATTCCCCACTCTTATTCTGCTGTTCACCTACCGGCTTTTCTTTTGGAAAATGCAGACAGGTATAAATTTCTTTTGCCGGGTAATTGCTTGAGAGAAAGTGGGTGA